A genome region from Variovorax paradoxus includes the following:
- a CDS encoding YbdD/YjiX family protein, giving the protein MGLALPEAGRYFARSLTQSLRLMVGLPDYDAYLTHMAATHPDEAPMSYEAFFRERLEARYGAGKGRCC; this is encoded by the coding sequence ATGGGCCTCGCATTGCCGGAAGCCGGGCGCTATTTCGCGCGCTCGCTCACGCAGTCGCTGCGGCTCATGGTCGGCCTGCCCGACTACGACGCCTACCTGACGCACATGGCTGCCACCCATCCCGATGAGGCGCCGATGAGCTACGAGGCCTTCTTCCGCGAGCGGCTCGAGGCGCGGTACGGTGCCGGCAAGGGACGGTGCTGCTAG
- a CDS encoding DUF2314 domain-containing protein yields MSQQTVIHAYRSDNLVRAITLGMSKFGLPDVVVSDFSWSTNRPMGHLVNTFAQAMAEGATLARPGQYDLNLRALRHAAARDPLLANLKPNAAAVAKLSLVNGKWESGDPKNRLYEIRFDRYPGPDRYAQQSALLTSAFGADEDSVTRLKHNDELLAASKAANAQLPKLRDAFAKGLQPGEYILVKAPFATRDGGNEWMWVEVAKWSGDTIEGLLKNEPVDVPGLRGGQMVKVSQAKVFDYVRHHPDGREEGNETTKIIMRMQGGAKK; encoded by the coding sequence GCGACAACCTCGTGCGTGCGATCACGCTGGGCATGTCGAAGTTCGGCCTGCCCGACGTGGTGGTGAGCGACTTCTCGTGGTCCACCAACCGGCCAATGGGCCACCTCGTGAACACCTTTGCCCAGGCCATGGCCGAAGGCGCCACGCTCGCACGCCCCGGCCAGTACGACCTGAACCTGCGCGCGCTCAGGCATGCGGCCGCGCGCGATCCGCTGCTTGCCAATCTCAAGCCCAACGCCGCCGCGGTGGCCAAACTGTCGCTGGTGAACGGCAAGTGGGAAAGCGGCGATCCGAAGAACCGGCTGTACGAGATCCGCTTCGACCGCTATCCCGGCCCCGACCGCTACGCCCAGCAATCCGCCCTGCTCACCTCGGCCTTCGGCGCCGACGAAGACTCGGTCACGCGCCTGAAGCACAACGACGAACTGCTGGCCGCCAGCAAGGCCGCCAACGCGCAGTTGCCCAAGCTGCGCGATGCCTTCGCCAAGGGCCTGCAGCCCGGCGAGTACATCCTGGTGAAGGCACCGTTCGCCACGCGCGACGGCGGCAACGAATGGATGTGGGTCGAGGTTGCGAAGTGGAGCGGCGACACCATCGAGGGCCTGCTGAAGAACGAACCGGTCGACGTGCCCGGCCTGCGCGGCGGGCAGATGGTGAAGGTGTCGCAGGCAAAGGTGTTCGACTACGTGCGCCACCACCCCGACGGCCGCGAGGAAGGCAACGAGACCACGAAGATCATCATGCGCATGCAGGGAGGCGCGAAGAAGTGA
- a CDS encoding YeiH family protein, with product MQSPVASASIPGSFFVRTRGPGVLLAALLAGAAALLSLWSPMTRMGLSALTLAIALGMVAGNTVFASVAGHAGAGVDFARSTLLRAGIVLYGFRISLHDIGAVGWPGLLIAAAMVALTFGVAVHVGTRWLGLDRQTAALIGAGSAICGAAAVMATQPVVRGEEHKVSIAVATVVVFGTLSMVLYPLVFPYLGLSEHAFGLFAGSTIHEVAQVVAVGDAVGPAAANSAVVEKMLRVMMLAPFLMWLSFRTAASLKGATSFKACCRQVRVPWFAVLFIAVSAVHSTGVLPASLVAALVQLDTLLLATAMAAMGLRTSAASLRRAGMQPLKLGALLFVFLTVGGYLVNAAVLALY from the coding sequence ATGCAGTCTCCTGTCGCGTCCGCCTCGATCCCCGGCTCCTTCTTCGTCCGCACGCGTGGGCCCGGCGTGCTGCTGGCTGCGTTGCTCGCGGGTGCCGCAGCCTTGCTGTCTCTATGGAGCCCGATGACCCGGATGGGGCTGAGCGCGCTCACGCTCGCCATCGCGCTGGGCATGGTCGCGGGCAACACGGTGTTCGCTTCGGTGGCCGGCCATGCGGGTGCCGGCGTGGACTTCGCGCGCAGCACGCTGCTGCGCGCGGGCATCGTGCTGTACGGCTTTCGCATTTCGCTGCACGACATCGGCGCAGTGGGTTGGCCCGGCCTGCTGATCGCCGCGGCGATGGTGGCGCTGACGTTCGGCGTCGCTGTCCACGTCGGCACGCGCTGGCTCGGGCTGGACAGGCAGACCGCCGCGCTGATCGGCGCCGGCAGCGCCATCTGCGGCGCCGCCGCGGTGATGGCCACACAGCCGGTGGTGCGCGGCGAAGAGCACAAGGTGTCGATCGCCGTGGCCACGGTGGTGGTGTTCGGCACGCTATCGATGGTCTTGTACCCGCTGGTGTTCCCGTACCTGGGCCTGTCGGAGCACGCCTTCGGCCTGTTTGCGGGGTCGACCATCCACGAGGTGGCGCAGGTCGTGGCGGTGGGCGATGCGGTCGGCCCGGCCGCAGCCAATTCGGCCGTGGTCGAGAAGATGCTGCGCGTGATGATGCTGGCGCCGTTCCTCATGTGGCTGTCGTTCCGCACGGCTGCTTCGCTGAAGGGCGCAACGAGCTTCAAGGCGTGCTGCAGGCAGGTGCGCGTGCCGTGGTTCGCGGTGCTGTTCATCGCCGTGAGCGCCGTGCATTCGACGGGCGTGCTGCCGGCGTCGCTGGTGGCCGCGCTGGTGCAACTCGACACGCTGCTGCTGGCCACCGCCATGGCCGCGATGGGCCTGCGCACCAGCGCTGCGAGCCTGCGCCGGGCCGGCATGCAGCCGCTGAAGCTGGGGGCGCTGCTGTTCGTGTTCCTCACCGTGGGCGGCTACCTCGTGAACGCAGCGGTGCTGGCGCTGTACTGA
- a CDS encoding LysR substrate-binding domain-containing protein has product MNLHLLRLFVAVAEAGSFSRAAESLWISQPAVSKGIRELEHQLDLTLIERGTGKGFRLTEAGASLLTHARGIFAMERAALDDVRARVGVQRGSLTIGASTTVASYWLPPYVAGFCAAYPSVVPRVTVGNTQWVCEQLLECRIDLALVEGRVDEERIEVSEWKADPLAIVVAANSALPRRAVTAQLLAEQNWILREPGSGTRQATEALCEAHGIAALPWMEMASNEAIARTVASGVGLSMLPRVVVADMLALGTLRELKLPGAVLSRPLFRLALKSRPLAPAALKMVELLEAQRNRSRTGR; this is encoded by the coding sequence ATGAATCTACACCTGCTGCGCCTGTTCGTCGCGGTCGCGGAAGCGGGCAGCTTCTCCCGCGCGGCGGAGAGCCTGTGGATCAGCCAGCCCGCGGTGTCGAAGGGCATCCGCGAGCTCGAGCACCAGCTCGACCTGACGCTGATCGAGCGCGGCACCGGTAAGGGCTTCCGGCTGACCGAGGCGGGCGCATCGCTGCTCACGCATGCACGCGGCATCTTCGCGATGGAACGTGCTGCGCTCGACGACGTGCGCGCGCGTGTCGGCGTGCAGCGCGGCAGCCTCACGATCGGCGCGAGCACCACGGTGGCGAGCTACTGGCTGCCGCCGTATGTGGCAGGCTTCTGCGCCGCCTACCCGTCGGTGGTGCCGCGCGTGACGGTGGGCAACACGCAGTGGGTGTGCGAGCAACTGCTGGAATGCCGCATCGATCTCGCGCTGGTGGAAGGCCGCGTCGACGAAGAGCGCATCGAGGTCAGCGAGTGGAAGGCAGATCCGCTCGCCATCGTGGTGGCAGCGAACTCGGCCTTGCCCCGCCGCGCGGTCACTGCACAGCTGCTGGCCGAGCAGAACTGGATCCTGCGGGAGCCGGGCTCGGGCACGCGGCAGGCCACGGAAGCGCTCTGCGAGGCCCACGGCATCGCCGCCCTGCCCTGGATGGAGATGGCGAGCAACGAGGCCATTGCGCGCACCGTGGCCAGCGGCGTCGGCCTGTCGATGCTGCCGCGCGTGGTGGTGGCCGACATGCTCGCGCTCGGCACGCTGCGCGAGCTGAAGCTGCCAGGCGCGGTGCTGTCGCGGCCGCTCTTCAGGCTCGCGCTGAAGAGCCGGCCGCTGGCGCCGGCAGCGCTCAAGATGGTCGAGCTGCTCGAGGCTCAGCGCAACCGCTCGCGCACCGGCAGATAG
- a CDS encoding sel1 repeat family protein — protein sequence MSSELAQIASWSLRWRIALSGTLCLVAALCAAHPAGADVHAEQRYQMALEAQADRDYRTMLELLRQAADEGHAEAQEMLGMVLLTGPTLYGVAVRADRCEARRWMHRAAAQGSETARVQLTFLNRLRTSPAGRNPCE from the coding sequence ATGTCATCCGAACTCGCCCAGATCGCCAGTTGGTCGCTGCGCTGGCGCATCGCGCTGTCGGGCACGCTGTGCCTGGTGGCCGCATTGTGTGCGGCGCATCCGGCCGGCGCAGATGTGCACGCCGAGCAGCGCTACCAGATGGCGCTCGAGGCCCAGGCCGACCGCGACTACCGCACGATGCTCGAACTTCTCAGGCAGGCTGCGGACGAAGGCCACGCCGAGGCGCAGGAGATGCTCGGCATGGTGCTGCTCACCGGCCCGACGCTCTACGGCGTGGCCGTGCGGGCCGATCGCTGCGAGGCGCGCCGGTGGATGCACCGCGCCGCAGCGCAGGGCAGCGAAACCGCCAGGGTGCAACTGACTTTCCTGAACCGGCTGCGCACCTCGCCGGCCGGCAGAAATCCCTGCGAGTGA
- a CDS encoding SDR family oxidoreductase has protein sequence MSTASTAQTPSTILITGCSSGFGLETARFFLDKGWHVVATMRTPRDDLLQHSDRLRVLPLDVTDAQSVQHCIEAAGPLDALVNNAGVGVLAPLEGMALADAREVFETNTLGTIAMTQAVLPQFRQRRSGVVVNVTSSVTLLPLPLLSVYTGSKAAVNAFTESLALELAAFGVRMRLVLPGRAPGTSFGDNARRRMGDSAPEAYADFRQRVFDAVRDTSTPITHSHDVAQAVWQAVTDPGAPMRLPAGADAVALAQR, from the coding sequence ATGTCCACCGCTTCGACCGCTCAGACCCCTTCCACCATCCTGATCACCGGCTGCTCTTCCGGTTTCGGCCTCGAAACGGCGCGATTCTTCCTCGACAAGGGCTGGCACGTCGTCGCGACGATGCGCACGCCGCGCGACGACCTGCTGCAGCATTCGGATCGGCTTCGCGTGCTGCCGCTCGACGTCACCGACGCGCAGAGCGTGCAGCACTGCATCGAGGCCGCGGGGCCGCTCGACGCGCTGGTGAACAACGCCGGCGTGGGCGTGCTGGCACCGCTCGAGGGCATGGCGCTGGCCGACGCGCGCGAAGTCTTCGAGACCAACACGCTCGGCACGATCGCGATGACCCAGGCCGTGCTGCCGCAGTTTCGCCAGCGCCGTTCGGGCGTGGTCGTGAATGTCACTTCGAGCGTCACGCTGCTGCCGTTGCCGCTGTTGTCGGTCTACACGGGCAGCAAGGCTGCCGTGAACGCGTTCACCGAATCTCTTGCCCTGGAATTGGCTGCGTTCGGCGTTCGCATGCGTCTGGTGCTGCCGGGACGAGCGCCGGGCACGAGCTTCGGCGACAACGCGCGCCGCAGGATGGGCGACAGCGCACCCGAGGCCTATGCAGACTTCAGGCAGCGCGTGTTCGACGCGGTGCGCGACACCAGCACGCCCATCACCCATTCGCACGATGTCGCGCAGGCCGTGTGGCAGGCGGTGACCGATCCGGGCGCACCGATGCGCCTGCCCGCCGGTGCCGATGCCGTCGCGCTCGCGCAGCGCTGA
- a CDS encoding AraC family transcriptional regulator has product MVDPLAEVVALLRPEAPFSKLVVASAPWAVRRTETGRPFYFVVLEGQCHLTIDGPTQSDTLTLHAGDFALIPGARSFATSSLDRQPPREGEIVTTPIVPMPGGARVGDPDGAIDVRMLVGNCVFGSADASLLVSLLPQWLHVRGEQRLSTLVQLVGDESRADRPVREIVMARLLEVLLIEAFRSSASTAASPGLVRALADARLALALRCMHGRPADSWTVVQLAREAGMSRSAFFARFSAAVGVSPMEYLLAWRMALARQMLRQRELAIAEIAERVGYSSVSTFGVAFTRHVGMPPGRYARSALDGVPT; this is encoded by the coding sequence ATGGTCGATCCGTTGGCGGAAGTGGTGGCACTTCTGCGCCCCGAAGCGCCTTTCTCGAAACTCGTCGTCGCATCCGCGCCGTGGGCGGTGCGCCGTACCGAAACGGGCCGGCCGTTCTACTTCGTGGTGCTCGAAGGCCAGTGCCACCTGACGATCGACGGGCCCACGCAGAGCGACACCCTCACGCTGCACGCAGGCGACTTCGCGCTGATTCCTGGAGCGCGCAGCTTCGCGACGTCGAGTCTCGACCGCCAGCCCCCGCGCGAGGGAGAGATCGTGACCACGCCGATCGTGCCGATGCCGGGCGGCGCGCGCGTGGGCGACCCCGACGGCGCCATCGACGTGCGGATGCTCGTGGGCAACTGCGTGTTCGGGTCGGCGGATGCTTCGCTGCTGGTGTCGCTGCTGCCGCAGTGGCTGCACGTGCGCGGCGAGCAGCGCCTGTCGACGCTGGTCCAGCTGGTCGGCGACGAGTCTCGCGCCGACCGGCCGGTGCGCGAGATCGTGATGGCCCGGCTGCTCGAGGTGCTGCTGATCGAGGCGTTCCGCTCATCGGCCAGCACGGCGGCATCACCCGGGCTGGTGCGTGCGCTGGCCGACGCCAGGCTCGCGCTGGCGCTGCGGTGCATGCACGGGCGTCCCGCCGATTCGTGGACCGTCGTGCAGCTGGCGCGGGAAGCCGGCATGTCGCGCTCGGCCTTCTTCGCGCGCTTCAGTGCGGCGGTGGGTGTCTCACCGATGGAGTACCTGCTGGCGTGGCGCATGGCACTCGCGCGGCAGATGCTGCGGCAGCGCGAGCTGGCGATTGCGGAGATCGCGGAGCGCGTGGGCTACAGCTCGGTCAGCACCTTCGGCGTGGCGTTCACCCGCCATGTCGGCATGCCGCCGGGGCGCTATGCGAGGAGCGCGCTCGACGGCGTACCGACCTAG
- a CDS encoding OB-fold protein, protein MTPLRFCPLLAVLASLCIAAPAIAADKAAFDSPETEKFVRRLTADLDAKRLAQVDSVSLGRDYRTNEVAADSKYKGKYLFVKATVESVRKDAFGNIVVMVRSDNQFMPNSARLDKTVAVITGLENNAKLISMKTVPAADAAGALTKGQKLRVLCQGDGMLIGGVMLAVCDTISR, encoded by the coding sequence ATGACGCCCCTCAGATTCTGTCCGCTGCTCGCCGTCCTCGCGTCACTCTGCATTGCCGCCCCCGCCATTGCCGCCGACAAGGCCGCATTCGATTCCCCGGAAACGGAAAAATTCGTCCGCCGCCTGACCGCCGATCTCGACGCAAAAAGGCTGGCGCAGGTCGACAGCGTTTCGCTCGGACGCGACTACCGCACGAATGAAGTCGCGGCGGACAGCAAGTACAAGGGCAAGTACCTCTTCGTGAAGGCGACTGTCGAGTCCGTGCGCAAGGATGCGTTCGGCAACATCGTGGTCATGGTGCGTTCCGACAACCAGTTCATGCCCAACAGTGCACGTCTCGACAAGACGGTTGCCGTGATCACCGGCCTCGAAAACAACGCCAAGCTCATATCGATGAAGACCGTGCCTGCCGCAGATGCCGCAGGCGCCCTCACGAAGGGGCAGAAGCTGCGCGTGCTCTGCCAGGGCGATGGCATGCTCATTGGCGGCGTGATGCTGGCGGTGTGCGACACGATCAGCCGATAG
- a CDS encoding carbon starvation CstA family protein: MQSIRRHLVWLVVAVVGAFALGTVALTRGESVNALWVVAAAICTYLIAYRYYSLFIADKVLGLDGNRKTPAHRHNDGLDYVPTDKNVLFGHHFAAIAGAGPLVGPVLAAQMGYLPGLLWVLAGVVFAGAVQDFIILFISTRRDGRSLGDLVKQEMGVVPGMIALFGTFMIMIIILAVLALIVVKALAESPWGTFTVGATIPVALFMGVYLRYIRPGRIGEVSLIGFVLLMLAIFGGQAVSQSAEWAPLFTFDGKALTWMLVGYGFIAASLPVWLLLAPRDYLSTFLKIGTIIALAIGIVFVMPTLQMPAITQFAQGNGPVWSGSLFPFLFITIACGAVSGFHALISSGTTPKMLDNERHARFIGYGGMLAESFVAVMALVAASCIEPGVYFAMNSPAALVGTTAQQVAQTISTWGFVVTPDMLLQTAKDVGETTILGRAGGAPTLAVGMAHILHQVIGGQAMMAFWYHFAILFEALFILTAVDAGTRAGRFMLQDLLGSFVPALKRTDSLPANIVATALCVAAWGYFLYQGVVDPLGGINTLWPLFGISNQMLAAVALLLGVVVLFRMKRERYAWVAAAPAVWLLACTLTAGWQKIFSADPKIGFLSHAAKYTEGIANGVLVAPAKTTEAMSRIVFNDRLDAALCALFMFVVLSVLVYSIKACLAARAANRPTTHETPFEPLGAASSAAH, encoded by the coding sequence ATGCAAAGCATCCGACGCCATCTGGTGTGGCTGGTCGTGGCCGTGGTCGGGGCGTTCGCGCTCGGCACCGTGGCGCTGACCCGTGGTGAGAGCGTCAACGCCCTGTGGGTGGTGGCGGCCGCGATCTGCACCTACCTCATCGCCTACCGCTACTACAGCCTGTTCATCGCCGACAAGGTGCTGGGCCTCGACGGCAACCGCAAGACGCCGGCGCACCGGCACAACGACGGCCTGGACTACGTGCCGACCGACAAGAACGTGCTGTTCGGCCACCACTTCGCGGCCATTGCGGGTGCGGGTCCGCTGGTGGGCCCGGTGCTTGCCGCACAGATGGGCTACCTGCCCGGCCTGCTGTGGGTGCTGGCCGGCGTGGTGTTCGCCGGGGCGGTGCAGGACTTCATCATCCTGTTCATCTCGACGCGGCGCGACGGCCGCTCGCTGGGCGATCTCGTCAAGCAGGAGATGGGCGTGGTGCCCGGCATGATCGCGCTGTTCGGCACCTTCATGATCATGATCATCATCCTTGCGGTGCTGGCGCTCATCGTGGTGAAGGCGCTGGCCGAATCGCCGTGGGGTACCTTCACCGTGGGCGCGACGATCCCGGTGGCGCTGTTCATGGGCGTGTACCTGCGCTACATCCGCCCAGGCCGCATCGGCGAGGTCTCGCTGATCGGTTTCGTGCTGCTGATGCTGGCCATCTTCGGTGGCCAGGCCGTGAGCCAGAGCGCCGAGTGGGCGCCGCTCTTCACTTTCGACGGCAAGGCGCTCACCTGGATGCTGGTGGGCTACGGCTTCATCGCCGCGAGCCTGCCGGTGTGGCTGCTGCTGGCGCCGCGCGACTACCTGTCGACCTTCCTGAAGATCGGCACGATCATCGCGCTGGCCATCGGCATCGTGTTCGTCATGCCGACGCTGCAGATGCCCGCCATCACGCAGTTCGCGCAGGGCAATGGCCCGGTGTGGTCGGGCAGCCTGTTCCCGTTCCTGTTCATCACGATCGCCTGCGGTGCGGTCTCCGGCTTCCATGCGCTGATCTCCTCGGGCACCACGCCAAAAATGCTCGACAACGAACGCCATGCGCGCTTCATCGGCTACGGCGGCATGCTGGCCGAATCGTTCGTGGCGGTGATGGCGCTGGTGGCGGCCTCGTGCATCGAGCCGGGCGTGTACTTTGCGATGAACAGCCCGGCCGCACTGGTCGGCACCACAGCGCAACAGGTCGCGCAAACCATCTCAACCTGGGGCTTCGTGGTCACGCCCGACATGCTGCTGCAGACAGCGAAGGACGTGGGCGAGACCACCATCCTCGGCCGTGCAGGCGGTGCGCCCACGCTGGCGGTCGGCATGGCGCACATCCTCCACCAGGTGATCGGCGGACAGGCCATGATGGCCTTCTGGTATCACTTCGCGATCCTGTTCGAGGCGCTCTTCATCCTGACGGCGGTGGACGCCGGCACACGCGCCGGCCGCTTCATGCTGCAGGACCTGCTGGGCAGCTTCGTGCCCGCGCTCAAGCGCACCGATTCGCTGCCGGCCAACATCGTGGCGACGGCGCTGTGCGTCGCGGCCTGGGGCTACTTCCTCTACCAGGGCGTGGTCGATCCGCTGGGCGGCATCAACACGCTGTGGCCGCTGTTCGGCATCTCCAACCAGATGCTCGCCGCCGTGGCGCTGCTGCTGGGTGTCGTGGTGCTGTTCCGCATGAAGCGCGAACGCTATGCGTGGGTGGCTGCCGCGCCGGCGGTCTGGCTGCTGGCCTGCACGCTTACCGCTGGCTGGCAGAAGATCTTCTCGGCAGACCCGAAGATCGGCTTCCTGTCGCATGCGGCGAAGTACACCGAGGGCATCGCCAACGGCGTGCTCGTTGCACCTGCCAAGACGACGGAGGCCATGTCACGCATCGTCTTCAACGACCGGCTCGATGCGGCGCTGTGCGCGCTCTTCATGTTCGTGGTGCTGAGTGTGCTGGTGTACAGCATCAAGGCCTGCCTGGCCGCGCGTGCCGCCAACCGGCCGACGACGCACGAGACGCCGTTCGAGCCCCTGGGCGCTGCGTCGTCCGCGGCGCACTGA